One part of the Francisella adeliensis genome encodes these proteins:
- a CDS encoding DEAD/DEAH box helicase — protein sequence MKFSDLGLSSSICEALENKGYTKPTPIQAKAIPLVLKNNDLMASAQTGTGKTAGFTLPIIQKLLDQPKATTNTIKVLVLTPTRELAAQIQDQVSLYAANTHIRSAVVFGGVSINPQMMKLRKGVEVLIATPGRLLDLYGQNAVRFDKLTTLVLDEADRMLDMGFIHDLKRIHKLLPKKIQTLMFSATFSPEIKKLASEFLFHPKSVSADVVNTTVKKITQKIYTVDKAKKTNALISLIQEQNLHQVLVFSRTKHGANKIAEKLNKADISSSAIHGNKSQGARTKALADFKSKEITVLVATDIAARGIDIAQLPCVINLDLPNVAEDYVHRIGRTGRAGEDGLAISLVSADEVESLSNIEHLIGHLLPREELEGFEATHSVPVTSMSKKTKVKKIDEVKIIAAKRANKGRKPSVHNKDFSKKIKKKINDNKSTRVKKPTV from the coding sequence ATGAAATTTTCTGACTTAGGTCTATCCTCTTCAATCTGTGAAGCATTAGAGAACAAAGGTTATACAAAACCAACACCGATTCAAGCAAAAGCGATTCCATTAGTGTTAAAAAACAACGATTTAATGGCATCAGCTCAAACAGGTACGGGTAAGACTGCAGGTTTTACACTACCAATAATACAAAAATTACTAGATCAACCAAAAGCGACTACAAATACTATAAAAGTACTTGTGCTTACACCGACGCGTGAATTAGCAGCTCAGATTCAAGATCAAGTTAGCTTATATGCTGCAAATACTCATATTCGTTCAGCAGTTGTATTTGGTGGAGTGAGTATAAATCCTCAAATGATGAAACTAAGAAAAGGTGTTGAAGTTTTGATAGCAACACCAGGTCGACTTTTAGATTTATATGGTCAAAATGCTGTAAGATTTGATAAGCTGACTACTTTAGTGTTAGATGAAGCTGATAGAATGCTTGATATGGGGTTTATCCATGATTTGAAAAGAATCCATAAGCTACTACCTAAAAAAATTCAAACATTAATGTTTTCAGCAACTTTTTCTCCAGAAATTAAAAAGTTAGCTAGTGAGTTTTTATTTCACCCAAAATCAGTATCAGCAGATGTTGTAAATACTACAGTAAAGAAAATTACACAAAAAATATATACTGTAGATAAGGCAAAAAAAACAAATGCTTTAATTAGTTTAATACAAGAGCAAAATTTACATCAAGTTTTGGTGTTTTCTCGTACTAAACATGGTGCTAACAAAATTGCTGAAAAATTAAATAAAGCAGATATTTCTAGTAGTGCTATTCATGGTAACAAAAGCCAAGGGGCTAGAACTAAAGCGTTAGCTGATTTCAAATCTAAAGAAATAACAGTACTTGTTGCAACAGATATAGCTGCTAGAGGCATAGATATAGCTCAGCTTCCTTGTGTGATAAATTTAGATCTGCCTAATGTTGCAGAGGACTATGTGCATAGAATAGGGCGTACAGGTCGAGCTGGTGAAGATGGTTTGGCTATATCTTTGGTTAGTGCCGATGAAGTCGAATCACTTTCAAATATTGAGCATTTAATCGGTCATCTTTTACCAAGAGAAGAGCTTGAAGGTTTTGAGGCTACTCATAGTGTGCCTGTAACAAGTATGTCAAAAAAGACAAAAGTTAAGAAAATAGATGAGGTTAAAATAATTGCTGCAAAACGAGCAAATAAAGGTAGAAAACCATCAGTTCATAATAAAGATTTTTCTAAGAAAATTAAGAAAAAAATAAATGATAATAAATCTACAAGAGTTAAAAAGCCGACAGTTTAG
- a CDS encoding alpha-keto acid decarboxylase family protein, producing the protein MKKINATTRFNTVSESKNTAEYVVSRLVDLGIEHSFSVPGDFAFSFDRALISNSKLTSIINTNELNASYAADGYARVKGAAILCTTYAVGELSALNGVMGSKAENVTVFHLVGSPNDMAVAKRRAVHHTLGDGEFGNFFNISASTACVSAIITPDNARREMNRVITEAFKYRKPAYISLSLDDGSKPVTDITPDNIDCSYLKSDPNQLDKALELILQKLTNAKKVVAIPSVKLDRFGITEKAIRLIEKLNIPFAIMPHDKSVISEHHSNYAGFYAGLLSDKGTSEIVESADLVLNIGDALWSDFNTSGFTNNLDMTKVLNLAPLFVENESNYFKNIYLGELLDKLFDKVTAINYISSYSKTLEKSKSADDSKISLDVFYDKITSFLDDNNILVAETGSTSLNISKYPLPSKAKYHNQTLWGSIGWATPATLGIALANPNAKTVLVTGEGSHQLTLNDLAVMGRYDINPIIFCINNDGYMVERALELDPNPSYDDLAQINYSALPTVLGCKEWLSIKVSTITELEDALLKAKTHQKGVYIEVITGKYDYGDNLNFFNSHLENMYS; encoded by the coding sequence ATGAAAAAAATCAATGCTACAACAAGGTTCAATACGGTTAGCGAGTCAAAGAATACTGCAGAATACGTGGTTTCAAGATTAGTTGATTTAGGCATAGAACATTCTTTTTCTGTACCAGGAGACTTTGCATTTTCATTCGATCGTGCACTTATTAGTAACTCTAAACTTACAAGTATCATCAATACAAATGAACTAAATGCAAGTTATGCTGCTGATGGCTATGCTAGAGTAAAAGGGGCTGCTATACTCTGTACTACTTATGCCGTTGGTGAGCTAAGTGCTTTAAATGGTGTGATGGGCTCAAAAGCTGAGAATGTGACAGTATTTCATCTTGTTGGCTCACCTAACGATATGGCTGTTGCTAAGCGAAGAGCTGTCCATCATACTTTAGGTGATGGTGAGTTTGGTAACTTTTTCAACATTTCTGCATCGACAGCTTGTGTATCAGCAATTATTACACCAGATAATGCACGCAGAGAAATGAATAGAGTTATTACAGAAGCTTTTAAATATCGTAAGCCTGCCTATATAAGTTTGTCTCTAGATGACGGCTCTAAACCTGTAACAGATATTACACCTGATAATATTGATTGTAGTTACCTAAAAAGCGATCCTAATCAACTAGATAAAGCTTTAGAACTTATTTTACAAAAGTTAACTAATGCTAAAAAAGTTGTAGCTATTCCATCAGTTAAGTTAGATAGATTTGGTATAACAGAAAAAGCAATAAGACTTATTGAAAAACTTAACATCCCTTTTGCTATTATGCCACATGATAAAAGTGTAATATCTGAGCATCATAGTAACTACGCAGGATTTTATGCTGGACTCCTATCAGATAAAGGTACTTCCGAGATAGTTGAAAGTGCAGATTTAGTGTTAAATATCGGTGATGCGTTATGGTCAGACTTTAATACCTCTGGATTTACAAACAATCTTGATATGACAAAGGTTTTAAATCTCGCACCTCTATTTGTAGAAAATGAGAGTAATTATTTCAAGAATATATACCTCGGTGAGCTATTAGATAAATTATTTGATAAAGTTACAGCTATAAATTACATATCATCCTATTCTAAAACACTAGAAAAATCAAAATCAGCTGACGATAGCAAAATCTCCTTAGATGTATTTTATGACAAAATAACTTCATTTTTAGATGATAATAATATTCTTGTTGCAGAAACAGGCTCAACCTCACTTAATATATCTAAATACCCGCTACCATCAAAGGCTAAATACCATAACCAAACACTATGGGGCTCTATAGGTTGGGCAACCCCAGCCACATTGGGTATAGCTTTAGCAAATCCTAATGCTAAAACAGTACTTGTTACAGGTGAAGGTTCTCATCAACTTACACTAAATGACTTAGCTGTAATGGGTCGTTATGACATCAATCCAATAATTTTTTGTATAAATAACGATGGCTATATGGTTGAAAGAGCCTTAGAGTTAGATCCTAATCCTAGCTATGACGATTTAGCTCAAATAAACTATTCAGCCCTACCAACGGTCTTAGGATGCAAAGAATGGCTTAGTATTAAGGTCTCGACCATAACAGAACTTGAAGATGCTTTGTTAAAAGCTAAGACTCATCAAAAAGGTGTGTATATAGAGGTTATAACAGGTAAGTATGATTACGGTGATAATCTTAATTTTTTCAATAGCCATCTTGAAAACATGTATAGTTAG
- the hemH gene encoding ferrochelatase, with protein sequence MKEYGKKFRKKAILLVNLGTPESCDARSIKKYLKEFLSDPRVIEANLILWKIVLNLIILPIRSKKNVHTYGAVWNKEYDKSPLLLYTENLAKSLDNELDDYIVDCAMRYGQPSIESKIKSLQEQGATEIAIFPLYPQYSATTTATVYDEVYRVLSKIRWQPTIKSINPYYDNKYHIETISNQIKGYISQLDFTPDTVLFSFHGLPKEYFAKGDPYYCHCHKTYRLVKETLENEYKNTKFELSFQSRFGPKKWLEPYTSVKLEEFAKENQKVVVIAPGFSVDCLETLEELALAEKQDFLAKGGKKFSLIPCLNDSQEHIQMLKNILQQEL encoded by the coding sequence ATGAAAGAATATGGTAAAAAATTTAGAAAAAAGGCTATTCTATTAGTAAACCTAGGAACGCCAGAATCATGTGATGCTAGGTCCATAAAAAAATATCTTAAAGAATTCCTATCTGATCCGCGTGTAATAGAGGCAAATCTTATTCTTTGGAAAATAGTTTTAAATCTTATTATATTGCCAATTCGTTCAAAGAAAAATGTCCATACCTATGGTGCCGTTTGGAATAAAGAATATGATAAATCACCTCTTCTACTTTATACAGAAAATCTAGCTAAAAGTTTAGATAACGAATTAGATGATTATATAGTTGATTGTGCAATGAGATATGGACAACCAAGCATAGAGAGCAAAATTAAAAGCTTACAAGAGCAAGGTGCTACCGAGATAGCAATATTTCCACTATACCCTCAGTACTCAGCTACTACAACAGCAACTGTTTATGATGAAGTTTATCGTGTTCTTTCTAAAATAAGATGGCAACCTACTATCAAAAGTATAAACCCTTATTACGATAACAAGTATCATATCGAAACAATATCTAACCAGATTAAAGGATACATATCTCAATTAGACTTTACACCGGATACTGTTTTATTTTCATTCCATGGTTTACCAAAAGAATACTTTGCTAAAGGCGACCCATACTATTGTCACTGTCATAAAACATATAGATTAGTAAAAGAGACTCTTGAGAATGAGTATAAGAACACTAAATTTGAACTATCTTTTCAATCTCGTTTTGGGCCTAAGAAATGGCTTGAGCCTTATACATCGGTAAAGTTAGAAGAGTTTGCTAAAGAAAATCAAAAAGTAGTAGTCATAGCTCCAGGGTTTAGTGTCGATTGCCTAGAAACTTTAGAAGAACTAGCACTTGCAGAAAAGCAAGATTTCTTAGCTAAAGGCGGTAAAAAATTTAGTCTTATACCTTGCCTTAATGACTCTCAAGAACATATTCAAATGCTAAAAAACATCTTACAACAAGAATTATGA
- the putP gene encoding sodium/proline symporter PutP, translated as MSETNILWLTFIIYIAIIFAIGIYSYFQTKKVSDYMLGGRSLSAPIAALGAGASDMGSWLLLALPGAFMVSGLNQVWLPLGLTIGAFVNWGVVAKRLRVYTEIAKDSITIPEYFENRFHDKTNILRSLTALVTVVFFTIYIGAGFVSGGVLFSSMFHISYHEALIFTAIIIFTYTCVGGFLAIAWIDFFQGTLMLLALIMVPLCVYFEFGNVDVVGAISNIKIEGFYDITSGIPLITIVSLLAWGLGYFGQPHIIVRFMAIKDPNKTPKAMWICMIWMILALIGAACVGILGAAYYTDGISNPEAIFLKLSAVFFNPWIEGVLLAAVLSAVMSTSSAQLLSLSSAFSVDVYAKFIRKNASHREQLNVSRLIVFIVTIVAIIISYNPDSSILNLVSYAWAGLGSSFGAVIIFSLFWSRMNKYGAIVGIIVGSVIVVIWPFFEDFGGWFKVYSMVPAFTLSCISIIVFSLVTGKPADSVQEEYKSYKLGLNK; from the coding sequence ATGAGTGAAACTAATATTCTCTGGCTTACATTTATTATTTATATAGCAATTATTTTTGCTATAGGAATATATTCTTACTTTCAAACAAAAAAAGTTTCTGACTATATGCTTGGCGGGAGATCTCTTAGTGCTCCAATAGCTGCATTAGGAGCAGGTGCTTCTGACATGGGGTCTTGGCTACTTCTTGCATTACCAGGAGCTTTTATGGTTTCAGGATTAAATCAAGTATGGTTGCCACTAGGCTTAACTATAGGAGCCTTTGTAAATTGGGGAGTAGTAGCTAAAAGACTTAGAGTCTATACAGAAATAGCTAAAGACTCTATTACTATTCCTGAGTACTTTGAAAACAGATTTCATGATAAAACTAATATCCTTAGATCACTGACAGCTCTTGTTACTGTTGTATTTTTTACAATATATATTGGTGCGGGTTTTGTCTCAGGAGGTGTTTTATTTAGCTCTATGTTCCATATTTCATACCATGAAGCTCTTATCTTTACAGCAATTATAATATTCACTTATACATGTGTAGGTGGTTTTTTAGCTATTGCATGGATAGATTTCTTTCAAGGTACTTTAATGCTTTTGGCTTTAATTATGGTGCCATTATGTGTGTACTTTGAGTTTGGTAATGTTGATGTTGTAGGAGCTATATCAAATATAAAAATAGAAGGTTTTTATGATATAACTTCCGGAATCCCTCTCATAACTATCGTCTCATTATTAGCTTGGGGATTAGGCTATTTTGGTCAACCTCACATTATAGTAAGATTTATGGCTATAAAAGATCCAAATAAAACTCCTAAAGCAATGTGGATTTGCATGATCTGGATGATATTAGCTCTTATAGGTGCAGCTTGTGTAGGTATTTTAGGAGCTGCTTATTATACAGATGGTATATCAAATCCAGAAGCTATATTCTTGAAATTATCAGCAGTATTTTTTAACCCATGGATAGAAGGTGTTTTACTAGCGGCTGTATTATCTGCTGTTATGAGTACATCATCAGCACAACTATTGTCATTATCAAGTGCATTTTCTGTAGATGTATATGCTAAGTTTATTAGAAAAAATGCATCGCATCGTGAGCAGCTAAATGTAAGTAGGCTTATAGTATTTATTGTAACTATTGTAGCAATAATAATATCTTACAACCCAGATAGTAGTATTTTAAATCTAGTTAGTTATGCTTGGGCAGGATTAGGTAGTTCATTTGGTGCAGTTATTATATTTTCACTTTTCTGGTCAAGAATGAACAAATATGGAGCTATTGTTGGAATAATAGTGGGTTCTGTAATAGTTGTAATATGGCCATTCTTTGAGGACTTTGGTGGATGGTTTAAGGTTTATTCAATGGTTCCAGCATTTACTTTAAGTTGTATATCTATTATTGTTTTTAGCTTGGTTACAGGTAAGCCTGCAGATAGTGTCCAAGAAGAGTATAAATCTTATAAGTTAGGCTTAAATAAATAA
- a CDS encoding YbjQ family protein yields MILTTADTISNREVLETKGMVTGIIVRTPTITQGILGGLKSIIGGRNSSYTDVCKDARLHAEQEMISQAKELGANAIVSVRYDSSSLGGSTSGTEVFCYGTAIILR; encoded by the coding sequence ATGATTTTAACTACAGCTGATACTATAAGCAATCGCGAAGTACTGGAAACTAAAGGGATGGTTACTGGGATCATCGTACGTACCCCTACTATCACACAAGGCATATTGGGCGGCTTAAAAAGCATAATTGGTGGTAGAAACAGCTCTTATACAGACGTCTGTAAAGATGCTAGACTTCATGCCGAACAAGAGATGATAAGTCAAGCAAAAGAGTTAGGTGCAAATGCTATAGTATCAGTTCGTTATGATTCTAGCAGTTTAGGTGGCAGCACCAGTGGTACTGAAGTTTTTTGCTATGGCACTGCCATTATTCTTCGCTAA
- a CDS encoding VOC family protein, which produces MKAAKKQSIIHVSILVKEYDEAIDFYTNKLGFELIEDTYQPEQDKRWVLVSPKNSNGFSLLLAKASKEEQNSFIGDQTGGRVFLFLHTTDFWEDYNRMRSLGIEFIRPPSEEKYGLVAVFKDLYGNLWDLLQFNNDKS; this is translated from the coding sequence ATGAAAGCAGCTAAAAAACAATCTATTATTCATGTATCTATTCTTGTGAAAGAGTATGATGAAGCGATTGATTTTTATACGAATAAACTTGGATTTGAGCTGATAGAAGATACATATCAGCCTGAACAAGATAAAAGGTGGGTATTAGTGTCTCCTAAAAACTCAAATGGTTTTTCTCTATTATTAGCTAAAGCATCCAAGGAGGAGCAAAATAGTTTTATTGGTGATCAAACGGGTGGTCGTGTATTTTTATTTCTCCATACTACTGATTTTTGGGAAGACTATAATAGAATGAGATCTCTAGGCATTGAATTCATACGACCTCCCTCTGAAGAAAAATATGGATTAGTTGCCGTATTTAAAGATTTATATGGAAATTTATGGGACTTATTGCAGTTTAATAATGATAAGTCATAA
- a CDS encoding cryptochrome/photolyase family protein — translation MMKKIALHWFRQDLRLIDNPSLTYASEADETIAIYIHDDKVEIGGASKLWLHHSLISLDKSLDNNLNMYSGKPIEIIKNLIKDYNITDVYWNRCYDKHSIARDTEIKKFLEESDINVKSFNGSLLMEPWQCTKDDGTHYKIYTPFYKALMRTRAHKPTLPKPTFQRLTKTSDDINIADLKLLEPILDWQDIIKQWQVGEDAAISKLESFLDDKVSVYKKSRDFMSDNATSTLSPHLHFGEISPNQIFNAVYSLEHIGDNEEHFIKEVVWRDFSYYQIFYYPELADENINKKFDSFAWENDDSKLKAWQQGQTGIPIVDAGMRELWQTGYMHNRVRMIVASFLIKNCLIHWKKGEQWFFDTLFDADFASNNANWQWVAGCGLDAAPYFRIFNPVLQSEKFNAFEYIRKYVPELKLLPNKLITKPWEASELMLKEAGIILGDNYPHPIADLKASREKALVLHKRLS, via the coding sequence ATTATGAAAAAAATCGCACTACATTGGTTTAGACAAGACCTTAGATTAATTGACAACCCTAGCCTTACTTATGCTAGTGAAGCTGATGAAACTATAGCTATATATATTCATGATGATAAAGTAGAAATTGGTGGTGCTAGCAAACTTTGGTTACATCATTCACTAATATCTTTAGATAAATCACTCGATAATAATCTAAATATGTATAGTGGTAAGCCTATCGAGATTATAAAAAACCTCATAAAAGACTACAATATTACCGATGTTTATTGGAACAGGTGCTACGATAAACATAGCATTGCTCGTGACACTGAAATCAAAAAGTTTCTCGAAGAAAGTGATATCAATGTAAAAAGCTTTAACGGTAGTCTTTTAATGGAGCCTTGGCAATGTACTAAGGATGATGGTACACACTATAAAATTTATACCCCTTTCTATAAAGCTTTAATGAGAACTAGAGCGCATAAGCCCACATTACCTAAACCAACATTTCAAAGGCTTACCAAAACATCAGATGATATAAATATTGCAGATTTAAAACTCCTTGAGCCAATTCTAGATTGGCAGGATATAATCAAGCAATGGCAAGTTGGTGAAGATGCAGCTATCTCAAAATTAGAATCATTTTTAGATGATAAAGTAAGTGTATATAAAAAATCTCGTGATTTCATGTCAGATAATGCGACAAGTACCCTTTCACCTCATTTACATTTCGGTGAAATTTCTCCTAACCAAATTTTTAATGCTGTTTATAGTCTTGAACATATTGGAGATAATGAAGAACATTTTATCAAAGAAGTTGTTTGGCGAGACTTTAGTTACTACCAAATATTTTACTATCCTGAATTAGCTGATGAAAATATCAATAAAAAATTTGATAGCTTTGCTTGGGAGAATGATGACTCTAAGCTTAAAGCGTGGCAACAGGGTCAAACAGGTATACCTATAGTTGATGCTGGAATGCGTGAACTTTGGCAAACAGGCTATATGCACAATCGTGTAAGAATGATAGTTGCTAGCTTTTTAATTAAAAACTGTCTTATACACTGGAAGAAAGGTGAACAATGGTTCTTCGACACTCTCTTTGATGCTGACTTTGCTAGTAATAATGCAAACTGGCAATGGGTCGCAGGCTGTGGACTTGATGCTGCCCCTTACTTTAGAATATTTAATCCAGTACTACAGTCTGAAAAGTTTAATGCTTTTGAATATATTCGTAAATATGTCCCAGAGCTAAAACTTTTACCAAATAAACTAATTACAAAACCTTGGGAGGCAAGCGAGTTAATGTTAAAAGAAGCTGGTATTATTTTAGGTGATAACTATCCTCACCCTATAGCTGACTTGAAGGCTAGTCGTGAGAAAGCATTAGTTTTACATAAAAGACTCAGTTAA
- a CDS encoding aldose epimerase family protein, whose amino-acid sequence MEEKQVKIADKTCNLITLKNENVELILLDLGALVYSLKTKGKKGQLEDIVLQYQDIQEYATNPSYFGATVGRVAGRIKDAQIHLDKKISNLDKNFQDKHTLHGGSNGLNLQHFNYRFLADNKVRFETVQLSKKDSFPGNISLAVTYELLEKSLIISFDAISDEDTVLNITNHSHYNLSGNYKTTIENHDLRVEATEFVNIDEMMIPKEIIGLPSEMDFNVKSRIGGKLKYQDSNYFSRGGIDHCYIVDGEVVLEDQSSGRRLKVSSSYPAMQIYTCNFSRGHTLSNGKVLKQYDAICFEPQFVGAFDGDYTNHPMRLNKGEKYSHFIKLEF is encoded by the coding sequence ATGGAAGAAAAACAAGTTAAGATAGCAGATAAGACATGTAATCTTATAACGCTTAAAAATGAGAATGTAGAATTAATACTTTTGGATTTAGGAGCTTTAGTTTATTCATTAAAAACTAAGGGTAAAAAAGGCCAGTTAGAAGATATAGTTTTGCAGTATCAAGATATTCAAGAGTATGCAACAAATCCATCATATTTTGGTGCAACAGTTGGTAGAGTTGCTGGTAGAATTAAAGATGCTCAAATTCACCTTGATAAAAAAATATCTAATTTAGATAAAAATTTTCAAGACAAACATACTCTTCACGGTGGGAGTAATGGCTTGAATTTGCAACATTTTAACTATAGATTTCTAGCAGATAATAAAGTCAGGTTTGAGACTGTACAATTATCTAAGAAGGATAGTTTCCCTGGTAATATATCTCTAGCAGTAACTTATGAGTTACTTGAGAAATCTTTGATAATTAGTTTTGATGCAATATCAGATGAAGATACTGTACTAAATATAACAAACCACAGCCACTATAACCTTTCAGGTAATTATAAAACTACAATAGAAAATCATGACTTGAGAGTTGAAGCTACTGAGTTTGTTAACATTGATGAAATGATGATACCTAAAGAAATAATCGGTCTTCCTAGTGAAATGGATTTTAATGTTAAATCTAGAATAGGAGGTAAGTTAAAGTATCAAGATTCTAATTATTTTAGTCGAGGAGGTATTGATCATTGTTATATAGTTGATGGCGAAGTTGTGCTTGAAGATCAAAGTAGTGGAAGGAGGTTGAAAGTTTCTAGCTCGTATCCTGCGATGCAGATATATACTTGTAATTTTAGTCGAGGACATACACTATCTAACGGTAAAGTACTTAAGCAATATGATGCTATCTGTTTTGAACCACAGTTTGTAGGTGCTTTTGATGGTGACTATACTAATCATCCAATGAGACTAAATAAAGGTGAAAAGTATAGTCATTTTATAAAGTTGGAGTTTTAA
- a CDS encoding oligopeptide:H+ symporter, translating into MIINDINSSPSAGSRTPFWVLWTLELWERFGYYGLQAILAIYFAKKLGFSDADAMLIFGSFSALLYGGPLIGGWIGDSYLGAKRTIFIGAGFLFLSYLTLSFGETIATAIGSTEKTVVMYSLAGIAIGGGLFKPNPTSLISKMFEKGDPAQDGAMTLYYMAVNIGSFVSMIITPIVAAKYGYLHAFLCSAIGMALGLISYTVFYPKISKLSTEAGSQKMSWLKVFSVIIGSLVAIVIAGNILENTTLCTAIVVVIALLAVLYFFIQMLKQSENERKRMIVALILIVQGIIFFVLYQQMPTSLNFFAVNNVDPYFLGMHVHGEQWQVLNPLVILLVSPILSVLYKKVPGTHVTKFCFGMTLCAFAFLVLYFPQFTATDGIVSGWWLVISYFFQSTGELLISALGLSMVAELFPRKMSGFALGMWALTTMVAGPIGGWVGALTAPAEGAVFTKVESVAVYGHVFLMLGIFVAVIAIIMWVARGWLNAIIESTQAHVKAENLHSMHEEPASLYE; encoded by the coding sequence ATGATTATTAATGATATTAATAGCTCACCGAGTGCAGGTAGTAGGACGCCATTCTGGGTCTTATGGACCCTTGAGCTATGGGAAAGATTTGGTTACTATGGGCTTCAAGCCATTTTAGCAATTTATTTTGCTAAAAAACTTGGCTTTAGTGATGCAGATGCAATGCTTATATTTGGTTCATTCTCAGCATTACTATATGGTGGCCCACTTATCGGTGGATGGATTGGTGATAGCTATCTAGGTGCTAAAAGAACTATATTTATAGGTGCAGGATTTTTATTTTTATCCTACCTAACACTTAGCTTTGGTGAGACCATAGCAACAGCTATTGGAAGCACCGAAAAAACTGTAGTTATGTATTCTTTAGCTGGTATAGCTATTGGCGGAGGTTTATTTAAGCCAAATCCCACATCTCTAATTTCAAAGATGTTTGAAAAAGGTGATCCAGCTCAAGATGGTGCTATGACACTATATTATATGGCTGTAAATATTGGTTCTTTTGTATCAATGATTATTACACCGATTGTAGCTGCCAAATATGGATATTTACACGCTTTTTTATGTTCTGCAATAGGTATGGCTTTAGGTCTAATCAGTTATACTGTTTTTTACCCTAAAATTTCTAAACTTTCTACAGAAGCCGGCTCACAAAAAATGTCTTGGCTGAAAGTTTTTTCAGTAATAATTGGTTCATTAGTAGCTATTGTTATTGCTGGAAATATTTTAGAAAATACAACTCTATGTACAGCTATCGTTGTTGTGATAGCTCTGCTTGCCGTACTATATTTTTTCATTCAAATGCTTAAGCAATCTGAAAATGAAAGAAAAAGAATGATAGTAGCATTAATACTTATCGTTCAAGGAATTATATTCTTTGTTTTATATCAGCAAATGCCAACCTCTTTAAACTTTTTTGCTGTTAATAATGTTGATCCTTACTTTTTAGGTATGCATGTTCACGGCGAACAATGGCAGGTTTTAAACCCTCTAGTGATATTATTGGTTTCTCCTATATTATCTGTACTTTATAAGAAAGTACCTGGAACACATGTAACTAAATTCTGCTTTGGGATGACACTTTGCGCATTTGCTTTCTTAGTTTTATATTTCCCACAATTTACAGCTACAGATGGTATCGTTTCAGGCTGGTGGTTAGTTATTAGTTACTTCTTCCAGTCTACAGGTGAGCTTCTTATTTCTGCTTTGGGATTATCTATGGTAGCTGAACTATTTCCTCGTAAAATGAGTGGTTTTGCTCTAGGAATGTGGGCTTTGACAACAATGGTTGCAGGCCCTATTGGTGGCTGGGTTGGAGCTCTTACAGCTCCTGCTGAAGGTGCTGTTTTCACTAAAGTTGAAAGTGTTGCAGTTTACGGTCATGTCTTCTTGATGTTAGGAATATTTGTAGCTGTAATTGCTATAATCATGTGGGTAGCTCGTGGTTGGTTAAATGCTATTATAGAAAGCACTCAAGCTCATGTTAAGGCTGAAAATCTTCATAGCATGCATGAAGAACCAGCTAGCTTATACGAATAA